The Deltaproteobacteria bacterium HGW-Deltaproteobacteria-6 genome has a segment encoding these proteins:
- a CDS encoding chromosomal replication initiator protein DnaA produces the protein MESVWDKATKIIQEKVSKQNFDTWIKPIKIVAMEDKCVHLAVPNKFFKDWLMDNYLSMIKNTLHTVVGISVDINFILSKDKEKKPEAAILPFEQNQTHQGAHQTNRTKNISFLNGNYTFDRFVVGPSNQFAHAASIAVAKQPAKNYNPLFIYGGSGLGKTHLLNAIGLMTTVSHPDLNVMYVSAEAFMNEMINSIRYDRMPKFREKYRNIGLLLIDDIQFLAGKDRTQEEFFHTFNTLHDSGKQIVVTSDKFPKDIPNLEGRLRSRFEWGLIADIQPPEIETKIAIIEKKMQESKMELSQTVAHYIASQVESNVRELEGFLVRISAYSSLTNRKIDLDLVKEVLKKLIKHNNKEDVSVEEIIKVVAGKMNIKIADIKAHNKNKNLVLARQISMYLARKLTNFSYPDIGEKIGGRDHSTVIYANNKIINAIDSDSNLKKMIQDIEDSVVHKT, from the coding sequence ATGGAATCAGTTTGGGATAAAGCCACTAAAATCATTCAGGAAAAAGTTTCAAAACAAAATTTTGACACCTGGATAAAACCCATCAAAATCGTGGCGATGGAAGACAAATGTGTCCATCTGGCCGTCCCTAATAAATTTTTTAAGGACTGGCTGATGGATAACTATTTGTCGATGATCAAGAATACCCTGCATACCGTGGTCGGTATCAGTGTTGATATTAATTTTATATTGAGCAAAGACAAAGAGAAAAAACCGGAAGCGGCCATCCTGCCTTTTGAGCAAAATCAAACTCATCAGGGCGCCCATCAGACCAACCGGACTAAAAATATTTCCTTTTTAAACGGCAACTACACGTTCGACCGTTTTGTGGTCGGTCCGTCCAATCAGTTTGCTCACGCCGCATCGATTGCCGTGGCGAAGCAGCCGGCAAAGAACTATAACCCTCTGTTTATTTACGGGGGATCGGGATTGGGAAAAACCCATTTACTCAATGCCATCGGTCTTATGACAACTGTTTCCCATCCTGATTTAAATGTTATGTATGTATCGGCGGAAGCATTCATGAATGAAATGATTAATTCCATTCGCTACGACCGGATGCCGAAATTTCGTGAAAAGTATAGGAATATAGGACTATTGCTGATTGATGATATTCAATTTCTCGCGGGAAAAGACCGGACGCAGGAAGAATTTTTTCACACTTTTAATACCCTGCATGATTCCGGTAAACAGATTGTCGTTACCTCTGATAAATTTCCGAAAGACATCCCCAATTTAGAGGGGAGATTACGATCAAGGTTTGAGTGGGGCTTGATTGCCGATATTCAACCACCGGAAATAGAAACAAAAATCGCGATTATTGAAAAGAAGATGCAGGAAAGTAAAATGGAGTTATCTCAGACGGTTGCCCATTATATTGCGTCGCAGGTGGAATCCAACGTCAGAGAACTGGAAGGTTTTTTAGTCCGCATATCCGCCTATTCCTCTCTTACCAATAGAAAAATTGATTTGGATTTAGTGAAAGAGGTGCTGAAAAAACTTATTAAGCATAACAATAAAGAAGATGTCAGTGTGGAAGAAATTATTAAAGTGGTTGCCGGTAAAATGAATATTAAGATTGCGGATATCAAAGCCCATAATAAAAACAAAAATCTTGTTTTGGCCAGGCAGATATCGATGTATCTTGCCAGGAAATTAACAAATTTTTCATACCCGGATATTGGTGAAAAAATTGGCGGCCGTGATCATTCAACCGTAATTTATGCTAATAATAAAATCATAAATGCGATAGACTCGGACTCTAATTTGAAAAAGATGATTCAGGATATTGAAGATAGTGTTGTTCACAAAACGTAA
- a CDS encoding chromosome partitioning protein ParB, protein MAQKKDALGKGLGAIFSDLLDNDTNKKTSVNSCGIEELRPNRYQPRKNFNDEDQKKLIASVKQSGIIQPIVVRKADSGYEIIAGERRWRAAQAAGLKDVPIVIRQASDLEAAELSLIENIQREELNPLEEADAYVTLMEKFNLSQESISAQVGKDRSTIANTIRLLKLPSKVKTALVEKKITSGHARCLLSLISQEDQISALEIILKKGINVRETEKLITRLKEKPEGKKQAAVKDRYMVDLEKSLTTKCMAKVQINGSAKKGVIEIAYNSMDELNRLARYLLDEL, encoded by the coding sequence ATGGCGCAAAAAAAAGATGCTCTGGGTAAAGGACTTGGCGCTATTTTTTCAGATTTGCTCGATAATGACACCAACAAGAAAACATCCGTCAACAGCTGTGGTATTGAGGAATTGCGTCCGAACCGGTATCAGCCCCGGAAAAATTTTAACGATGAAGACCAGAAGAAACTTATCGCGTCGGTAAAGCAAAGCGGTATTATTCAGCCGATTGTTGTCCGCAAGGCTGATTCGGGTTATGAAATTATCGCCGGAGAAAGACGCTGGCGCGCGGCTCAGGCGGCAGGCCTCAAAGATGTGCCGATTGTTATTCGCCAGGCTTCCGATCTGGAAGCCGCCGAATTGTCGCTTATCGAAAATATCCAGCGGGAGGAACTCAATCCTCTGGAAGAAGCGGATGCTTACGTTACCTTGATGGAGAAATTTAACCTCTCCCAGGAGTCGATATCAGCCCAGGTCGGTAAAGACCGTTCAACGATTGCGAACACCATCAGGCTTTTAAAGTTGCCGTCCAAAGTAAAAACGGCTCTGGTAGAAAAAAAGATCACATCCGGTCACGCGCGTTGCCTTTTATCTCTGATCTCCCAGGAAGATCAAATTTCAGCCCTTGAAATCATTTTAAAAAAGGGGATTAATGTCCGGGAAACTGAAAAACTGATCACCAGGTTAAAAGAAAAACCCGAGGGAAAAAAGCAGGCAGCCGTTAAAGATCGTTATATGGTCGATCTGGAAAAATCTCTGACGACAAAATGCATGGCCAAAGTGCAAATTAACGGCTCGGCAAAAAAGGGCGTCATTGAAATTGCCTATAACTCCATGGATGAATTAAACCGTTTGGCGCGTTACCTTCTGGATGAATTATAA
- a CDS encoding chromosome partitioning protein ParA yields the protein MNKIICIANQKGGVGKTTTAINLSASLAAANKKTLLIDADSQGNSTSGLGVDRTLYDKSNFYHAMIGQVPLASVIVQTALPNLEMIPSNQDLIGLEIEFVHLEDREVRLRQMLKSLDRAYDFIVIDCPPSLGFMTVNALVAADSLIVPLQCEYYAMEGLGYLLNTVKLVKANLNPALALGGILLTMFDPRNSLAHRVTEDVRKHLGKKVFKTIIPRNVRLSESPSHGLPIILYDIKSRGAIAYMELAQEILQGEI from the coding sequence ATGAATAAAATCATATGTATCGCAAATCAAAAAGGCGGCGTCGGTAAAACGACGACTGCTATTAATTTGTCTGCCTCCCTGGCTGCGGCAAATAAGAAGACGTTGCTCATCGACGCCGACTCGCAGGGCAATTCTACCAGCGGTCTGGGCGTTGATAGAACGCTTTACGACAAGTCGAATTTTTATCATGCTATGATCGGGCAGGTGCCGCTGGCATCGGTTATCGTTCAGACGGCATTGCCCAATTTGGAAATGATTCCGTCCAACCAGGATTTAATTGGTCTGGAAATCGAATTTGTTCATCTGGAAGATCGGGAAGTCCGCCTGCGTCAGATGTTAAAATCGCTGGACAGGGCCTACGACTTTATAGTAATTGACTGTCCGCCGTCGCTTGGCTTCATGACGGTCAACGCTCTCGTCGCGGCAGACTCTTTGATTGTTCCCTTACAGTGTGAGTATTATGCCATGGAAGGACTGGGATACTTACTCAACACCGTAAAATTAGTAAAAGCAAATTTGAATCCGGCATTGGCATTAGGCGGCATATTGCTCACCATGTTCGATCCGCGCAACTCACTGGCGCATCGCGTCACGGAAGATGTGCGTAAGCATCTGGGAAAGAAAGTTTTTAAAACGATCATCCCGCGCAATGTGCGGCTTTCGGAAAGCCCCAGCCATGGTTTGCCGATTATTCTGTATGATATCAAATCACGCGGAGCAATTGCCTATATGGAGCTGGCACAGGAAATTCTTCAGGGGGAAATATAA
- the rsmG gene encoding 16S rRNA (guanine(527)-N(7))-methyltransferase RsmG: protein MNQDMLLLQEGARLLGVELNSQQLALFDLYQSELLKWNAKTNLISEKTAGEIVTRHFLDSLSAAGFIPSPNARMVDIGCGAGFPGIPLKIAMPSIQLYLLETNRKKVSFLKHIIRLLNLEGAFTLHDRTENILRTNEWREKFDIVISRASLKLPDLLPVGNYFLVPDGLLITLKGQSVSDELDAALAGGNASKIYQVYQHDINMPLLGPPRKIIIVQKAK from the coding sequence ATGAATCAGGACATGCTTTTACTTCAAGAAGGCGCAAGGCTTCTCGGTGTCGAACTTAACAGCCAACAGCTCGCTTTATTTGACCTTTATCAAAGCGAACTCTTAAAGTGGAATGCCAAAACCAATCTGATATCCGAGAAAACGGCAGGCGAAATTGTGACCCGTCATTTTCTGGACTCCCTGTCTGCGGCCGGATTTATTCCATCTCCAAATGCCCGGATGGTGGATATCGGCTGCGGCGCGGGATTCCCCGGCATTCCGCTGAAAATTGCCATGCCGTCTATACAACTTTACCTTCTGGAAACCAACCGCAAAAAGGTATCTTTTTTGAAACATATCATCCGTCTTCTGAATCTCGAGGGCGCCTTTACCCTTCATGACCGTACGGAAAACATTCTCCGGACGAATGAATGGCGGGAAAAGTTTGATATTGTCATATCCCGGGCCTCTCTCAAACTGCCCGATTTACTGCCGGTGGGAAACTATTTTCTCGTGCCGGACGGGCTGTTGATAACTTTAAAGGGGCAGTCGGTTTCAGACGAGCTGGATGCGGCCCTGGCAGGAGGAAATGCATCAAAAATATATCAAGTATATCAGCATGATATAAATATGCCCCTTTTGGGTCCACCGCGTAAAATTATTATTGTCCAAAAGGCGAAATAA
- a CDS encoding diguanylate cyclase, protein MMHNDYNILLTKAVPEMQGLWDDDVWRQAQPLTIDCFRFEGSDHYPQTRCKLLYDQQNIYGIFRVEDQYVRCSHTQFQSDVWKDSCVEFFVQPTDYAGYFNFEFNCGGVLLASYVTDSTRLDDGSLRACLPLTPDDDRQIRRFASQPSVIEPEITAPVVWTLEFSIPFAVLEKYIGPLGHIQEQTWRANFYKCGNETSHPHWASWMPLSARNFHDPVSFGRIAFR, encoded by the coding sequence ATGATGCATAACGATTACAATATATTGCTGACGAAAGCAGTCCCGGAAATGCAGGGACTTTGGGACGATGATGTCTGGCGGCAGGCGCAGCCTCTGACCATTGATTGTTTCCGGTTTGAGGGCAGTGACCATTATCCGCAGACACGGTGTAAACTGCTTTATGATCAGCAGAATATTTATGGAATATTCAGGGTGGAAGATCAATATGTCCGCTGCAGCCATACGCAATTTCAGAGTGATGTCTGGAAAGACAGCTGCGTGGAATTTTTTGTGCAGCCCACCGACTATGCCGGCTACTTTAATTTTGAGTTTAATTGCGGTGGTGTTCTTCTGGCGTCCTATGTCACGGATTCGACACGCCTTGATGACGGCTCTCTCCGAGCATGCCTCCCTCTCACACCGGATGATGATCGACAAATCCGGCGGTTTGCCAGCCAGCCTTCAGTGATCGAACCGGAAATTACTGCACCGGTTGTCTGGACTCTGGAATTTTCAATTCCGTTTGCCGTCCTGGAAAAGTACATCGGGCCTTTGGGACATATTCAGGAGCAAACCTGGCGGGCCAATTTTTATAAATGCGGTAATGAGACTTCCCATCCCCATTGGGCTTCCTGGATGCCGCTTTCCGCCCGTAATTTTCACGATCCGGTAAGCTTCGGCCGGATTGCGTTTCGCTGA
- a CDS encoding rRNA methyltransferase — protein MSLKAKTKNISIVLYRPKYAGNVGSVARAAKNMGIHSMVVVGTADLDREAMEQRSTHLAADVLDQIVYVDSIEEVLGGFHYIVGTTARLGKARGPFVSPRTAAGRIADLSQKNKIALLFGPEDTGLANDQLRLCHSVVTIPTSREFTSLNLSQAVMILCYEIFIVSSTAAGASEAAPKWALSSETEGMYQQIKELLAEIGFLNPENPEYWMLDIRRFFARSGLLSREVKIIRGICRQMEWYARHKNT, from the coding sequence ATGTCGCTTAAAGCGAAAACAAAAAACATCAGTATTGTTTTATACAGACCCAAATACGCGGGAAATGTCGGTTCGGTGGCCCGGGCCGCCAAGAATATGGGCATTCACAGCATGGTTGTTGTTGGAACGGCGGATCTGGATCGCGAAGCGATGGAGCAGCGCTCGACGCATCTGGCGGCGGATGTGCTGGATCAGATCGTTTATGTTGATTCCATCGAGGAAGTGCTGGGCGGCTTTCATTACATCGTGGGTACCACCGCCCGTCTGGGAAAAGCCCGCGGACCGTTTGTGTCGCCCCGAACGGCAGCCGGACGGATAGCCGATCTTTCGCAGAAAAATAAAATAGCGCTTTTGTTCGGCCCGGAAGACACGGGGCTGGCTAATGATCAATTACGGCTGTGCCACAGCGTGGTCACCATTCCGACATCGCGCGAATTCACGTCGCTTAATCTTTCTCAGGCTGTGATGATTCTCTGTTATGAAATATTTATTGTGTCATCGACCGCGGCCGGTGCTTCAGAGGCGGCGCCCAAATGGGCTCTATCGTCTGAGACGGAAGGCATGTATCAACAAATTAAAGAACTGCTGGCTGAAATCGGTTTTTTAAATCCGGAAAACCCTGAATACTGGATGCTGGATATCCGCCGCTTCTTTGCCCGCTCCGGTCTTTTGTCGCGGGAGGTGAAAATCATCCGCGGCATCTGCCGCCAGATGGAATGGTATGCACGCCACAAAAATACTTGA